The nucleotide window GATAATGCAACAGGCAAGCAGCTTGACGATGTCGGCTATGATGTGGGCTGCCAACGCAACGGCTTAAAAGATGACAATTACCGCCGTGCAATTTATTTGCAGATTGCAATTAACACAAGTCAGGGCCGCGAGCGAGATATCTCTTTCGTTGCAAAACAAATCACGGCCTCTTCTGTCATCCAATTTCGAGAAAACAACCACGGACCAGCCCAGGTGCAAGTCTTTTTCGACGGCGAAAACGCAACGCCTAGCAATATGCAACTTGTCGCGCAAGTCATCGGGGGCGGGATTCAATATTATGGGCTCACCACTCAAGGCGGCAGCCCCTTCGGCTTCGACGATATTTCAAGCGGCTTTGATGAGGGCCGTGTTACCGCAGAATTTTTACTTAATTAATAGGAACACTATGAGCTTAGAACGCCCAACCACTTACCCCGATTTTGCAATGAAAGATTGCACTGACCCGATTAGCGGCCAGCCCAACGTTGAAGAAATTCCACAAAAGCTTATCGACTACGGCTATGCATTCAGAGATAAGCCAGAGTTTAATAAATTCAATTATATTTTTAGAAGTGTGGCACAGTGGATTCGTTACGTTGATGAAGTCACGCAGTCGTTTGGCTATTTACCGTTTAACTTCGGCAAGGATGCAACGACAACAACAGGCCTCATTTTTGGTTATCTGCAAGGCTCAGTGACACAGAACAATGAATCAATCACAGTGCCAGCCGGAACCGTTGCACTCACCGCGAATAAAACAAATATCGTCTATGTTGATTTAACTGATACCAAAGTCAAAGCAACAACCTCACCGCTTTCTGACGATGCAAATGATGTTGAACTCTACGACATTACTACAGACGCGACCCAAATCACTAACATCGTCGATAAGCGAACTTGGATAAACGAAACAGCCTCGCATCAAATTAATTGGGGGAACTCCTCAGTTGCGGTTAAAAGTCAAAACGGCGAGGTTGATGTTAATGTTGCTGGCTCTACGGTATTTAAAGCAACCAACTCTCAAGTTATTTCTAACAATCCGTTTAAAGTACAATCAGGTTTAGTTTTTGCTGATAACACCACACAACAAAGCGCGTCATTTCCTTTAGTTCAATACAACGGCAAACCACTTAACGCCGCAAGCTCTGATGCAAACACAATCAAAAAAACCGGTATTTACTGCGCGACGAAAACAGGTATGAAAAACGTCCCTCAATATGGTTATGGCTGGCTCACTGTTCTCGAATACACCGACAACAATAGCGTATTGCAGACATGGACCACCTACGCAGAAAGTAGCAGCACAGGGCACAGCACATGGTCGCGTCTTATTTCCAGCGATGGAACTGTTGGCGATTGGCGTAGAGTAGACTCCCCCGTTGTTGCCAAGGATTATAACAACGTGACGTGTGGCATTTTAGTCGATGATTTAGGCGATTGGAATCTAGTCAATAGTACCGGCTTTTTTGTCTGCAAAAACACCTCCATGAAAAACGGGCCAAGCTTAGGATCAACCCAAGGTCATTGGTGGACGTGTCATGTTATTAGAGTGCCTGATTCTGATGATTTAACGCAAACCATTACCAGCCTTGCTACAGATAACACCGCTCCTACTTTTGTGCGTCAATACACCACAGGGAAAGGCTGGACTTCTTGGCAGCGCATCGATTATTCAATGGTCGCGAACGATGCTCGAACAATCGAGATTGCAAATGGTGATGCAAACAGCTTTAAGGATAAAGCAGCGCATTATTCTGGCACGGGCTACGGCTGGAAAAACACACCTTCAAGCTTGGGTATTTTGTCTGTCTATCCATACAGTGACAACCCAGGGTGTTACCAGGAATTTGTTGGCTTTGAAGATGGCAGCTACTCAAGTCATAACAAATATTGCCGGATGCTATCACGCGATGGCAAAACCTGGTCAGATTGGATTTTAATCACGCCGCAACTTGTCACTAAAGAACAATACTGCAACAACATATACAACTGGAATGGCGCAACTAAAACTCAATTCATACGCTCATACAGCGCACAAAATCAGCCAGTTGGAGGGAATGTATTCTTTACAGGTATTAACCTTTTCCTTGATGACAAACAACACAAGGTCACAGGCCAGCTTGCAATCAGAGACAACGGAGAAACCTTTACACGCGCTCAAGTTATTTCTAGCTCAGATAATCCAGCAGATAAACCCTACAAGCCGTGGATACGCAACGATAACTCACCCACAGGAATTAAAAGCGATACTTTAAACCGTACACAAAACTCAGACGGAAGCCTCAAAGTAGAAGTAGACCTTAATCAACTTCACCCTGTCGGTGCTCTCTGGATTACCTTCAACGATAAAGCAATTCCCCCTTACCAAGGCAAAGGCATAACCTGGAAAAAAATAACCGACATAGACGCGGACCATGCAGGTCGTTTACTTGCTATCGCTGGCTCAAATAACTTTGCAGTCGGCGCAGGAGCAAAAGCAGGAACCACAGCAACAAATGATCACACGCTCACAATCGATGAAATGCCAGAACATAATCACGGCATTCCGAACGACTCAAACATCCAGCGTGGAGGTAGTGATGTTGGTGTTGTTAAGCCGACAACCGCCAATAAAAGCGATGACTACACTTTCAACACTGGTGGAGGCAAACCGCACTCTCATGGTCTCGACCCTGCGCGGTCTGGTGTAATTGTGTGGGAAAGGACAGCGTAAGTAACGCCGCCCCTAGGACCCATTAAGAAAACTTTTCAAGCAATCCCTCAAGCTCTTGCTGAAACGCCTTGTATTTTTTTGATTCATTTTCTTTTTAATCGTGACAGAGTAACCCGTTTCAGTGGGCTTGATGTTCCCTATTTCCTTGTCCTTAGCCTTGAAAACATAACGCTCTATTTTCTTTTTTGGTTGCCTCTCAGGAGGGTTAACCTTACGGTCTACTTTTGCAAGAAAAGCCTTCCAAGTGATAGGTGTCTCAATTTGAGACAGTAGTGGAGCAAGCGCCACAAACACATCCTCATAGTAGCTATTTTCCTTAATTCTACTAGCTATTTCTTCAAACTGGGATGCACTCATATCTACCATAGGAAAAACCGATTCAACAGAGCTAGGTATCTTTTCAAGCTTAAAAAGGCGATTAACATAATTTCTATCTAGATTATGCTTTTCTGCAAATGCTCGAATACTTAAGCTGCCTTTACAATCAAGATAAAACAAAGCCTTTTCATAATCACACAAGTCTTCCCGTTTCTCATTTTCAGAAATAATTGTTGCAATTGCCTCTTCATCAGACCAGTCTACAACTCGAACCAATAGCTTAATGTTGATACTTTTAGCCGCTCTATATCGACACTCTCCAGCTATAACCTCATACTTGCCTTCATACTCTCTAGCGACAACTGCATTAATCTGTCGTTTTTTCAAGTCCTCTGCAAGTCCTGCAATATATTCTGGACTAATATTTTTTCTATCTGTTTTTAACGGGGAAAGAAAACAATCCTCAACATCAGCCCACAGCTCAGACTTTAAACCGTTATGACTTTCAACGAAGTCATCAATATCTTTAACTAACTTTTTTTGCTTTGGTTTTCTTCTTATTTGAATTGCTCTTGATGCCATATTTCTTACCCTTAAATTGTTTCAACACTTCGGCCGCTAAAGCTTCAAACTCAACGTTAGCTTTTTTATCTTTGATCTCAGTTACACCACGACCATCACTTGCTGTCTGAATGTATGCATCACGCTGACACAAATGATTTTTACACAAAACGATTTCATCTATCTCATCAAGCGCCGTTCTTATCTCAAGAAGCTTTTTGCTTTTTGCTACAGGACTCACAGCATTTAGTACATATAATGCTCTTAAATTAGGGTTTGCAACTTCTTGAGCATCTTCAATAAGGTCTATCATCGTTGCGACCGTATTTACATCGTGCTGGCTTGGTCTTAGCGGAACTAGAACTAAATCACACAAGGTAAGAGACTGCCTTAACTCCGATGAGCTATCATGCCCACCAGTATCAACAATAATAAAGTCATATTCATCACGTAAGTCTTGCAGAGTCGTTTTTATACGTCCTACCTTTTGGACGTGCTTTATTTTTGGCAATTTCTCATCTTCATCGCGAACATCAGCCCAATCACTTGCTGAGAATTGACTATCGCAATCAACAAGAATAGTTTTATAGCCTTTAGCTTGAAGGG belongs to Piscirickettsia litoralis and includes:
- a CDS encoding AAA family ATPase: MPIISIACSKGGVGKSTIATSLVVALQAKGYKTILVDCDSQFSASDWADVRDEDEKLPKIKHVQKVGRIKTTLQDLRDEYDFIIVDTGGHDSSSELRQSLTLCDLVLVPLRPSQHDVNTVATMIDLIEDAQEVANPNLRALYVLNAVSPVAKSKKLLEIRTALDEIDEIVLCKNHLCQRDAYIQTASDGRGVTEIKDKKANVEFEALAAEVLKQFKGKKYGIKSNSNKKKTKAKKVS
- a CDS encoding ParB/RepB/Spo0J family partition protein, which translates into the protein MASRAIQIRRKPKQKKLVKDIDDFVESHNGLKSELWADVEDCFLSPLKTDRKNISPEYIAGLAEDLKKRQINAVVAREYEGKYEVIAGECRYRAAKSINIKLLVRVVDWSDEEAIATIISENEKREDLCDYEKALFYLDCKGSLSIRAFAEKHNLDRNYVNRLFKLEKIPSSVESVFPMVDMSASQFEEIASRIKENSYYEDVFVALAPLLSQIETPITWKAFLAKVDRKVNPPERQPKKKIERYVFKAKDKEIGNIKPTETGYSVTIKKKMNQKNTRRFSKSLRDCLKSFLNGS
- a CDS encoding DUF2612 domain-containing protein codes for the protein MTTITQIDHNALALSRTLEQFKGKDNYTKLVQVLTNALQSSEQTFIDLLTKRYIDNATGKQLDDVGYDVGCQRNGLKDDNYRRAIYLQIAINTSQGRERDISFVAKQITASSVIQFRENNHGPAQVQVFFDGENATPSNMQLVAQVIGGGIQYYGLTTQGGSPFGFDDISSGFDEGRVTAEFLLN
- a CDS encoding pyocin knob domain-containing protein, with product MSLERPTTYPDFAMKDCTDPISGQPNVEEIPQKLIDYGYAFRDKPEFNKFNYIFRSVAQWIRYVDEVTQSFGYLPFNFGKDATTTTGLIFGYLQGSVTQNNESITVPAGTVALTANKTNIVYVDLTDTKVKATTSPLSDDANDVELYDITTDATQITNIVDKRTWINETASHQINWGNSSVAVKSQNGEVDVNVAGSTVFKATNSQVISNNPFKVQSGLVFADNTTQQSASFPLVQYNGKPLNAASSDANTIKKTGIYCATKTGMKNVPQYGYGWLTVLEYTDNNSVLQTWTTYAESSSTGHSTWSRLISSDGTVGDWRRVDSPVVAKDYNNVTCGILVDDLGDWNLVNSTGFFVCKNTSMKNGPSLGSTQGHWWTCHVIRVPDSDDLTQTITSLATDNTAPTFVRQYTTGKGWTSWQRIDYSMVANDARTIEIANGDANSFKDKAAHYSGTGYGWKNTPSSLGILSVYPYSDNPGCYQEFVGFEDGSYSSHNKYCRMLSRDGKTWSDWILITPQLVTKEQYCNNIYNWNGATKTQFIRSYSAQNQPVGGNVFFTGINLFLDDKQHKVTGQLAIRDNGETFTRAQVISSSDNPADKPYKPWIRNDNSPTGIKSDTLNRTQNSDGSLKVEVDLNQLHPVGALWITFNDKAIPPYQGKGITWKKITDIDADHAGRLLAIAGSNNFAVGAGAKAGTTATNDHTLTIDEMPEHNHGIPNDSNIQRGGSDVGVVKPTTANKSDDYTFNTGGGKPHSHGLDPARSGVIVWERTA